The nucleotide window GGCCATCCGTCTGCACGATCCAAAGCTGCTCTCGATGTTCCTCGGCTCCGGGGGCGATCCGAATTTCCGCAACAAGTCGGGGGATTCTCCCGTGAATCTCGTGATGCGGGCGGCTTGGCCGGAAGGCCGTGCCCTGCTTGCCAAGGCCGGTGCCGATTTCAGCCGCGCCGATCACGCGGGCAAGACGCCGCTGGCCTATGCCATGGAAGTGCGCGATTGCGATCTGGCCGTGGAACTCATCGCCTACGGAGCAAAGCCGATGGAAGGCGGCTGGGCCCGTTGGCTGTCGCGGGCCTTGGTCACCGGGGACACCGCGATGGTTCACAAACTGCTCGCCATGGGCGTGAAGGCCGATGCCCGCGACCGTCTCGGCCGGCTGCCGGTGGAAGCCGCCGCACTCAGCGGGCAGGGGTCGATGGTTCGTGCGCTGGTGGATGCCGGGGCACCGGTTGGAAACTCGCTCTATCTCACCTGCGCCACCGGGAACGGCAGCATGGCCCGCCTGCTCATGGCCTGCGGCGTTTCTCCGAATCCGTCCCACGCGCCATGGCTGGATACTCCCCTGGGGGCGGCGATCCGTTCGGGTGATGAAGGCCTTGTCACGAGCCTGCTGCAGCGCGGCGCGAATCCCTTCATCCGCACCGCGGAGGGCCAGTTGCCGCTCAATCTCGCCATCGCGCTGCGCCGGCCGGCGGTGGTCGCGATGCTCCTCAAGCTCGGCGCGAATCCGAACATCCCGTGCCTTACGCCGGTGCGCTCCTCTTTCCTCAAGCATGTGAAATCCAGCTCGATGCGCTATGTGTTGAAGGAGGATAGGAACGTGACCCCGCTGATGCTCGCCGCCGCCAGCGGTGAAGTGGCGACCACCCTCCACCTGCTCAAGGCCGGTGCGAACAAGAACATCACCACCCGGGAGACCCATTTCTGGCCGATCAACTTCGCCTCGTTCGTGGGCGATGTGCGGATGATGCGCGTGATGCTGGGACGCGATCCGTGGATCGAGGAGCGCGTGATCGTGGTGAGCCTGTCCGAACAGCGGGCGCGGGTGTACAACCAATATGGCGAGGAGATCTACACCACCAAGGTTTCCACCGGCAAACCGGGTTTCGCGACCAAGACCGGTGAGTTCGCCATCACCGACAAGAACCGCCAGTGGAAGTCCACGCTCTACCATGCGGAGATGCCGTTCTTCCAACGTCTCAGCGGCGATGACTTCGGCCTGCACGAAGGGGTGGTGCCCGGCTATCCGGCATCGCACGGCTGCATCCGCGTGCCTTCCGGCAATGCGCAGAAGCTCTTCTCGATGACCCAGACGGGTGACCGGGTGAAGATCGTGCCGTGAGGCGACGTCTTACGCCACCCTCGTCACCAGCACCTTGTCCACGCGGTTGCGGTCGAGGTCGAGCACCTCGATCCGGAACGGCCCGGCTTCAAGGGTTTCGCCGGTGGTCGGCATGTGATCGAGCTTCTGGAGGATGAAGCCATTGAGGGTGACGTAGTGGCGTTCATTCGCGCCTTGGCCGGGGAAATCGGGGAAGCGTTCGATGAAGTCATCGAAGTAGATCGAAGCATCCACCAGCCATGAGCCGTCCTTGCGTTCGACGATGGCGGGCTCGGTATCGGGCGAATCCTGGAAGTCCCCGATGATGGCCTCCACGGCATCCTGCATCGTGATGATGCCGCAGATGCCGCCGAACTCGTCCGACACCAGCGCGAAGGTGGAACCGGAGGTGCGGAAGGTTTCCAACAGCCGGATCACCGGTTGGGTGGGCGGCACCATCAGCGCGGGCCGGGCAAGGGCTTTCAGGTCCACCGTGCCTCCCGTGCGCTGGGCGATGAAGACGTCCTGGATGAAGACGACGCCGAGCACGTTGTCGCGGCGGCCTTCATGCAGCGGGAAGCGGGTGTGGCCGCTGGCGAGCATCAGATCGAAGGAATGATTCACCGGTGCGGCCACATCCAGCCACACGATGTCGCCGCGGGGGGTCATCAGCTCGCGCACACGCAGGCTGTCGAGGCCCAGTACGGCTTCCACCATTTCGGATTCCTCGGGCAGCAGCGCGCCGCTCTTGCCGCCCTCGCGGACGATCTGCTTCACGTCCTCCTCGCTGACCGTATCGGCCGCGGCGGGCTGGATCTGCAGGACTGCCACGATGCCGTCCGCGGTTTGTCCGAACAACCGGGCGAGCGGGGCGATCAGCGCGGTCCATTTCCGGACCGTGCCGGCGGTGAAGCGCAGCACGGCTTCCGGGTGTGCAAGGCCGATCCGCTTCGGCACCAGCGCGCCGAACAGCAGTACGGAGCCCGCGACGGCGGGCACCACCAGGAGGCGTGCCACCGGGCCGACCCAGGCGGCGCCATGGAACCAGCCCGAGGCCGCCGTGGCGAGCGGCGCGGCGAGCCCCTCGGAGGCGAACGCGCCTGTTAGAACGATGGCCAGCGTGATCACCGCCTGGGCTGAGGAAAGGGTGTTCTCCGGAGCCCGCAACAGGAGCAACGCGTCCTCCGCACCCTCCTCGTCCGCTTTCAATTTTGATTCACGGCACAGCACCAGCGCGATCTCGACCAACGAGAGGAAGGCGTTGAGAGCGATCAGGAACAGGATGGCGAGTGCGGGCAGCCAGGGTGACATCTCTTGAAATCCCATCACCCAAACCCATGTGGCGGTCTTGTGCAAGCCGGGAAAGAACGTCCGCTCAGGGCACCGTCATTCCCGCCGCGTTTTCATTGAGGGTGATCCGCACCCGTGCGAACTTCCGCGCGGCATTGGCGGGAAACGTGACCAGCGATTCCTTGAACCCGGAAACCGCGGGGGAATGGACCTGATAGGAGGGAGCACCCGCGCCCGCCGGAGCGGTCTGGCTCCAGGTGGTGAGATTGTCCGACCATTCGATCACATACGTCAGTCCTCGTACTTGGGAGTCGGATCTTACCGGGAATCTCAGTGAAGCCGTCCCGGCGGCCGTGCTGATCGCGGTGCCGGCCTGCACGCCGGGAGAGAGGAGATTGGCTCCGGATGATGGATCACCGCCGAAGGCGTATTCGATGAGGTTGTTCCTGCCATCGTTGTCCGGATCGGCGGTGGTGGCCGGTTGCGCCAGGGGAGCGCTCCACTCCGCGTAGGATACCGCGGGAGCGAGATCGTAGTTGCTGGTTTGCAAACTGCTGCCGTCGCTCTGGCTGGTGATGGTGACGGGCAGGGTGGCGGTCGCGGGCACGGAATTCCAGGAGGCCGTCAGCGGTGCGGGACTGCCGTTGGTGAGAGTGGCCCGATGAAGCGTCCAGACGGTTGGCCCCGTGGTATCCACGAACCAATCCGTGCCGCTGATGCTGGTGGGACCGCTGCCACTCGGGAAGGTGAGTGAAACGACGATGTTGGTCGCCCCGTTTGCCGGGGTGTTGTTCGAAATCGTGAACGTCGCGGATCCGGTCTGTGCGCGCCGCAGGGTGGCGGGACTCGTCGACGATTGTGCGGAGGCCAGGGTGACGGCGGGGGGAGAGGATGGAATCATCTGATAGCCATCCGTCGCCATGAGGGGGTTGAGCTGTGCGACGTAGTGCGGAACGAACGTGTCGTAGTTCGTGTACACCGTGGCGGAGCTGGTCGTATCGATGGCGGAATGGGTGCCGACCAGCAGCGGCTTCGAGCCCGTCGGGTTCACGAATGATGGCGAACCGGAATCACCGCTGATGAAGTAGCTGTCATCCTGGCCTCCGCTCGCCAACGTATAGGAGAATGAGAACATCCGGCTGATGGACCCGTTTCCCATGTCCACATTGGCGAACGATCCGAGGGTGCCTCCGCCGGCCTTGGCATCGAATCCGAATACGTGGAGGACCCGTCGGCTGGGGGGGCCGGATGGATAGTAGCTTTCGCTGGTGCTGCCGTATGGGAATGCCGCCACCCCGGAACCTGTGGGGATGGGAGTGGTGAAGCGGCCCAACGTGAGATCCGTGTAAGTCGAATTCTCCTGGATGATGGTCGACGAGGCGATGGTGGCGGTGACGATCTGCCCGCTCGAGGACAGGAAGCGGATCTGATCGCCATTGCCCACCCCCCAGTGCGAGGGCGAGACGAAATGCTGGGGCGATACCAGGGCGAACTGCCGCCGGGTATCGGATGCCAGCCAGCCGACTCCGGTATAGAGGGACCCCGTGAACCATGAACCGGTGTTCAACACCGGTGCGCCCGGGAAACCGGTGAACCGGTCATGCCGTGCGGCGCTGTAGGTCCGGATCGCCAGCGCGTCCGCCGTTGGTGCGGTGACAAGAGCCGCGAGGAGCGGCAGGCACCCTCTTTGAAA belongs to Luteolibacter ambystomatis and includes:
- a CDS encoding ankyrin repeat domain-containing protein gives rise to the protein MSCESPQKKAVRQLSERGIEPTGKALLDAVTSGDSSTARLLIEAGVHTGHRDEAGRTPLQLAINGHDVGTALLLLAPGHDDLDVTDANGVSALGYALEAKETAVADRLLDEGAKVEGVMPDGEELLPWAIREGRLAFVRHALEKGADPHGTDRNGDSLAQVAMRHGRQEVLSVLLDRGADAASVDAQGMSLLHRAMEKGWLDLVPRLLKAGADPNLADAKGRTPVEEAIRLHDPKLLSMFLGSGGDPNFRNKSGDSPVNLVMRAAWPEGRALLAKAGADFSRADHAGKTPLAYAMEVRDCDLAVELIAYGAKPMEGGWARWLSRALVTGDTAMVHKLLAMGVKADARDRLGRLPVEAAALSGQGSMVRALVDAGAPVGNSLYLTCATGNGSMARLLMACGVSPNPSHAPWLDTPLGAAIRSGDEGLVTSLLQRGANPFIRTAEGQLPLNLAIALRRPAVVAMLLKLGANPNIPCLTPVRSSFLKHVKSSSMRYVLKEDRNVTPLMLAAASGEVATTLHLLKAGANKNITTRETHFWPINFASFVGDVRMMRVMLGRDPWIEERVIVVSLSEQRARVYNQYGEEIYTTKVSTGKPGFATKTGEFAITDKNRQWKSTLYHAEMPFFQRLSGDDFGLHEGVVPGYPASHGCIRVPSGNAQKLFSMTQTGDRVKIVP
- a CDS encoding hemolysin family protein, producing MSPWLPALAILFLIALNAFLSLVEIALVLCRESKLKADEEGAEDALLLLRAPENTLSSAQAVITLAIVLTGAFASEGLAAPLATAASGWFHGAAWVGPVARLLVVPAVAGSVLLFGALVPKRIGLAHPEAVLRFTAGTVRKWTALIAPLARLFGQTADGIVAVLQIQPAAADTVSEEDVKQIVREGGKSGALLPEESEMVEAVLGLDSLRVRELMTPRGDIVWLDVAAPVNHSFDLMLASGHTRFPLHEGRRDNVLGVVFIQDVFIAQRTGGTVDLKALARPALMVPPTQPVIRLLETFRTSGSTFALVSDEFGGICGIITMQDAVEAIIGDFQDSPDTEPAIVERKDGSWLVDASIYFDDFIERFPDFPGQGANERHYVTLNGFILQKLDHMPTTGETLEAGPFRIEVLDLDRNRVDKVLVTRVA